A genomic stretch from Pseudoliparis swirei isolate HS2019 ecotype Mariana Trench chromosome 18, NWPU_hadal_v1, whole genome shotgun sequence includes:
- the il19l gene encoding interleukin 19 like produces MMKMLLGCSLCLLLLLSCLSEPGESRTLSLASCSVNVHMHELRKYYIDIRSDAIESDSAIGVKLLDKSLINNLQDGQTCCFLRLVLRFYVERVFSNYASSQPQHQRCSSALANAFVSIRKVIHRCHCHCEEDTQRKMDSLTSEFIKLDINQAAQKAVGELDTVLEWLEGQTTLA; encoded by the exons ATGATGAAGATGCTGCTCGGCTGCTCTCTctgcctgctcctcctgctcagcTGTCTGAGTGAACCTGGGGAGAGCCGAACCCTGAGCTTGGCAAGCTGCTCTGTCAATGTTCACATGCACGAACTGCGCAAATATTACATTGACATACGATCAGATGCG ATAGAAAGTGACAGTGCAATTGGAGTAAAACTTCTGGACAAATCCTTGATCAACAATCTTCAG GATGGTCAGACGTGCTGTTTCCTGCGTCTTGTGCTACGTTTCTACGTTGAGAGAGTGTTCAGCAACTACGCCTCTTCCCAGCCACAGCATCAACGCTGCTCCAGCGCTCTTGCTAACGCTTTTGTCAGCATCAGAAAAGTTATACACAGATGT CACTGCCACTGtgaagaggacacacagagaaagatggACTCCCTGACTTCTGAGTTTATCAAG CTAGACATAAACCAGGCTGCACAGAAGGCCGTGGGAGAACTGGACACTGTGCTGGAGTGGCTGGAGGGCCAGACAACACTTGCTTGA